The segment tagatagatacattttaaagataaattGTAATGTTTAGGTTTACACGCTTGCATTATCATTCAATATGTTGCATTACTTTATAGTGCAACTATCTTGAGAGTGCAGAGGATAATGTTATGCGTGACAGTACACATAGCAGCTGGCCAGGCATATAAGAACAGACCGGGTTTTTGTCATTTGGGTCACATTGTGTatcaagtgtaaaaaaaaaaattagttgtgAGTTACCTTACAGTAGAtactatgttgttgttttttaaacagttcAAACAGCATTTATTGGCAAGTGAAAGTTTATTGtcatcattatttttctttttttcaaaaaatgcaAAGCCTATTGAAGCAAACGATGAAGCATTTTGGGAGCAGTTCTGGTCTGAGAGTGTCACTTGTGTCCAAGATGTATTTACACTCATACCTGCAACAGAAATACGAGCTCTGCGGGAAGAGTCTCCGTCAAATCTAGCCACCCTATGTTATAAAGCAGTGGAAAAGTTAGTGGCAGCTGCAGAGACTGGATGCCCTTCGCAGCGGGAACAACAAACTGGCAAGTTAAATTTCTTGTGACATTATTTTTAACTATGGGGCTGACCCAAACTTTCATATTTTAAGCTGTTGTGTTAGTGTTCTGTCTATATGACCGTCTGTCAACCACATTTAGCAAAAAATTTAAAGGCAAAAATCTAATTTATTGTATTAATAAaggtgcaacagctacttttggtGTTCAACCGGAACTTTTGGTTTTAAGCTGAAGTAAGCATTTAGTGTATGAACAAAGCTATAAACCATTTTTGAAACAAGATGATATAAGCAGTTCTTGTTTCTCACAATCAAATTAAGATATTGAGATCTGTAATTAGTTCACTATTTTCATTATCTTGCTTAATATGTCTTCTTGCAGAAAAGCatgcatttttagcggcccccgtaaggggaaaaagccgctattaggtttgtgcaaaatgtccgtctgtcacactcagatctcgaaaactagaagagatatgaaaaatattatttcatcattaaatccggcttgaaaagtttaggtgcaacggctacttttggttttctaaaagcaaaccgtttaatttataaaattaattatgcaagcgattttttcataaaaatacaccaattctaaaacaattacgtaaatgtaagggaggcaatgttacaatatgctaacaaagatggacaatttttgtgtattttcagtatcactaagtcaaatatatttttaaaatgtacaggaaatgtttacaacaaatacaaataatagttaaagacgttttttctggtcaactagctgctaaaattaaaagaaaacatttctgtttgtttataaaggctaataatgcactttgtatgtaaatatcacgcacatttttttaaatggactttttatgcagcgattttcgtgcagtagcgtaacgtcgcaacatgatcaggtgctaaaccaattccttaaactttaaaaaaaaatcagattttatttattttttgtttagtgcccccatccgaataaaagaagcttatttttgtgcgttttgtctgttggtcggtctgtccatcacgattagatttaaaaaactagaactctaaaagctattgaaaatctgatttaccctttaatgttcctcccataacatctcaatagttttaagtatctaaaattgattgttccggatttttttgtgcaaaactaatcaacgccaacaaatgtttgtttgctcttctaacttatattacattcaatttccatgcttaaacgttgcaaaaacacattatcaataatatgttgttccgttttttatgtaaatagcatattaatgctaaatcataatctctatactgacttatatttcattaattgtaaaaatgttccggatattgttttataaaacatgaattatgcctaatgattgtttgaaatcgcataaggcttttaaaaaaagtaatttactagaattgattactgaaaattactttttagacatttaattttcttgtaaaacataacatagaagttttgtaatcgataaagaaagttccggattttgtttcttacaaatcgtcgccagaaatttccgaatttatttaaaaatctactaacgccaaataattgtttgaactccctcttctaattaataaacaaataatcttctcataatgtttttacggatttttatgaaaaatattttaactcactactctcttacagtacatttaactttctacataaaacattaaaaaatctaattatcgttaatattatgttccgatttttaaggaaaacagaatccaaacaccaaagtaaggtatgaaaatctctccacgtggctgtagtacatctaatttttatacgagaccatccaaaaaatttaattaacggtattacatttatctgaaattctctttttcttttactatttatacaaacatccggaacaatctattatataaacttttcaattgtgttcatacacaaaaattattgcgatgttttgaaacgtaaaataaaggttaatcaatttttaataacttttagttgctttttttatatcaagataacggacagaccgactgacagacaaaacgcaaaaacaatgtggctttgatcctttttaaataatatctattagaactcagtgcaccaatgtctatgaaccctcgttaaatatctcgtgtaaataaagacatttttttttatggtaccggtactagcctattgtgaggtaatggaattttttttctttgacgtcatatgaatggactctttaaatgtaatgttaaaagaacgcactcggtgcaccaatgtctattaaccctcgaaaaaattgcttgtattaaggaaaacatattttagtctaactaagccgtgtgacgtagtgttttttttttcctttgacgtcacatggaatgaattcttttaatgaaatgctaaaagaacgcactcggtgcaccaatgtctatgaacactcgagaaatggctcgtgttgataaaggtgatttttagtctagctaggccttgtgacgtagtgtttttttttcctttgacgtcatatggaatgaattctttaaatgaaatgctaaaagaacgcactcggtgcaccaatgtctatgaacactcgataaaaggctcgtaatgatgaaggcgatttttattctagctaggccgtgtgacgtagtgttttttttcctttgacgtcatatggaatgaattctttaaatgaaatgcttaaagaacgcactcggtgcaccaaagtctatgaacactcgataaatggctcttatagatgaaggcgatttttagtctagctaggccgtgtgacgtagtgtttttttttccctctgacgttatatggaattaattcttcaaatgaaatgaaaaaagaactcggtatagtaatgtttattaagcctcgttatgtgactcgcgtttaaaaaaggaatgatatcttgatttagatctaatctagattttttaaactagatctagatttttattacagtctatctagatctggatttatattctaattaaaattattttagagtctagatctagaatttctagatctagtttagactaaaatagactggattaagatgtagaattttaatttctaaactacaagtgtaaaaaaaaagtgtagattttcatttccaaacgttttgatcaatattgtaatgttttaatatactaaaactaatctactatttttttattaaatttaaatttacggcaaatgaatctttgaaacattattacttttgaccatcggatggctgcctggtcgtgcggtttgcgcgctggactgtcgttcagatttatggatggcccagggttcaaaccctgcccgctcccatcccccgtcgtcctgcgggaggtttggactaggaagtaattatcttcaactctgaaggaacatccgaaacgtgtaaaacattttacatcaaaattaaatcacctcttgaatattatttgcgaatatgcagatccgacaaggatccgacttcgacgggggccgcctctgagtttgtgtaacacaaactctctttgtaatcttgttatacataaaattaaaatgataaagAGTCTCAATTTTCTTTGCTAAGTCTGTAATTGATAATAATGGTCACTTATTGCAGTGAATGTGATTaatctaatttttgttttatttagtgtGTGATGTAAATGTGTTTGTATGACTTACCCATATGGCCACTATGTGTCACACACAGTTTCTTTGACtctttataattaaattcaataaaataaaagcacTCCCCTTTGACATCCAGGGCTAGCGACTTAGTTCTGGCAGATCaactaaactattttcttttgtaagataatttgtacaagtttttatgtttgtttgtttttttagctaaAATTTAATGCTAAAATGTGAAGATTAGATACGTTtgtaagttataaaaaaaaattgagctgAAAATTCATTTGCAATATTCCTAAAACTTAGCCATTTGCTCTaaataaaaacttgttttaaGGGGGATTgggggattaaaaaaaattccaaagtGAGAAGTCTTGAATGCAAGTCATTGTTAAAACtaggatttttattttagaatgttAAGATGTCCTTTCGTTCACTTATTTCTATTGGATCTCCATGTCAACACCAAATGTGCCaaataacaaatatttgttgGGAATGAGTAAAAAAAGCTCTAGCATTGACCACATATCATCCTAACTCTTAGGTCACAGAAATAAGTGAACTTTATGGAGACTACCAGGTCTTGAAGgagtactttacttttaataaatcATAGAAAAATtagttacatattttttttttatcatacagTGTTGAATTGTGTGCGCCTTCTGACACATATTTTACCATACATATTTGAAGACCCAGACTGGAGAGGGTTTTTTTGGTCAACACTACCAGGTCAAGAAGAAGGAGAAGTGAGCATGAATTTGTCATCATTTCCTATGTTCTTTGATCAGACACTAAAGTTTGTCAATGCTAATGTTATTCCAACCAAACAGAATTAATCTGCTACTCTTCATAgctatttaaacaaattttaaatgtaaatgttacaGGATAACAATTCAATTAGCTATTATTGATTATAAAGACATTGTCATAccaaatatacaatttttacgAAAGGACTAAAAATGAATGAGTAGTGCTtgctatagaaaaaaaaatgtaaatatagacACATTAATTTCTTGCTACATGTTTAAGATAAGTTTTAGCTGTAAACTAAACAGAAGAAACAAGCACAGCTTGCAACAATTATCATATTTTATACACTGATTATACATAACTCACTTACTAATATTTTTCTATCATTAATTCCATTTTAAGGGTGACAGTCCACCATTAGCACAGTCTTTAATTGCAGCAACCTGTGTAAGTTATTGATGctatataaactttaaaaaatctctcttacacacacacacacacatatatatacatacatacatacatatatatatatatatatatcctaataaaaaataaaatattttattgaactTTGCAGGACCTGCTCTTTTGTCCTGAATTTACAGTAGCAACATCAAGAAAGACTGGACCAGTTAGTACAACTTTTTTGTCATCATAAAAATGTgaatttacattttgttttgttatgcaGTGTTGAAGATTTCTATCATTGCAGCTCTTTTGAATCAATGTTTTAGGATAATCCTGAGGATATGGGAACAATTGATAGTTGTGAATATATCTGGGAAGCTGGCGTAGGATTTGCACACTCTCCACCACATAATTCCTTCCATGATCAAAATAGAACAGAGCTTTTGAAGCTACTTCTGACTTGTTTTTCAGAGACCATGTATCTACCTCCTGTtggtatgttgtttttttccttagtGTATGACCTTTGACCAACCATGTAAAATGAGTTCTGTATAAAGTCAGTTAAATAGAAGCTCAGAATATAAGGTTGTAGCTTCAAGCTCTTCctcaaaaagaaattaattacaaaattactttttctaataatatttaaatatgcaTTAACCATTTCACAACTACCGCTAGACACCTAGAGTTGTTTCGTATTTGCACACACTGatagtttttttaataattgtttcatCCTTAGAGAGCGATAATGAAGCCTCTTTTTATTTTGGTGTGTATTTGGTATTTGCAGCATTTTGGAATGGATTTTATGATCTAATATTGAATGATAATGTTAGATtcctaagtttattttttatctatttgaaaaaacgtttttttctgatttttttagcggcccccgaaaggggaaaagacgctattattttgggtgaaatgtctgtccgtctgtctgtccggcccgtttagatctcgtaaactagaaaagctattgaaaatccaacatcataatattttagaccattcaaagttctgatgtaacggctacttttttttttctgaaagtgaaaaatctaatttttaaaatcagttatgcaagaagttttttaaagagaaaaagctaattagtatgcattataagttatacctaatttaaaacgaatagtaatcttataaacttcattttcctgaacTTGTTATTATTacgtaaatatttttttttttttttttttttttttttttttttgaggatttgaataagagattgagccttttcaaaacaattagattataagacttaggccaggggaggcgtggtggctgagaggtaaagcacttggcttccgaaccgggggtcccgggttcgaatcttggtgaagactgggattttcaactttggaatctttgggcgcctctgaaaccactcagctctaatgggtacctgacattagttggggaaaagtaaaggcggttggtcgttgtgctggctacatgacaccctcgttaaccataggccacaaaaacagatgttAGTTGGGCCAGGTTCatatctaactttacattcactttcacctatcctttgatctgctggaccattggggcactacacaagatctgttaaccttcattctccattcttatctctcatttgtctttgatataatttcatttggatgttctttctgaaaatattaaagcctgcctgggtggaccacttcgggggccaattttgagtttgtgtttcaacacaaactgtcttttgtaaccttgttttctgtgaattgataattataataaataattgatacaGATTTATATTTCTTCTCTTAGGGATTGGGAAGATAATTCCTGACAACTGCTTACGGGCTGAgcctaaatgtttaatttaatagatttatatttattactacatAGTCTGAATCCATTAATGGATTTAAAGCCATTTTCTAAAGATACTGACATCTCATTACATTATAAAGAGCCTTCTAGATAGGATGACATCCACATTTTTCTAGCCAGTATTATAGTAAAGATCTGTAAGTTGTGAACCACAGCAAATAGAGTTTATTGTAAGAAACTGTTGTCTCTCTCCCAGCTGATGCTCATGTTGTACCAAATCAGTGGATTCAGTTTTTCACCTCCACTGAAAACAGGCAAGTGATTGAACAGTtatataggtttttttttgtaagattaGAAACCATTTTGAATCCTTGgatcctttttattttttataatataaaaagtaattaaatgcTTATATTGTGAACATAAAATACTATGCTAATCAATTCACCCTGTTTGGAAAAACGTTAGTACACATTATTTTCTCTCttagattaagttgaaactttgcactattattcattggtatagacaagacagtaaccataaaaaaattaaccaatttgttaattaattactggtaattaattattttgttttataccaacaagggaaataaatccctCAATATTCcaagatatggctaaatatgtagggtttcatccccttagataattgaaaacattatttctcccacacctattctcaaatcaagttgaaactttaaaaaattatttattttaccgaacaaaacattaatcaataaaaaaaattgaccaattagtcagttaattatcagtaattaacttttttgtttgatattgaataaaggaaataacttctgagagatatagttgtaagtgcagaTTTCTTTCCGTtagataaactttaaaaaaaaaatcatttgtttatatttcgcTTGTTGTAGACATGCTCTGCCTCTGTTCACCTCACTACTCAACTGTCTGTGCTCCTATGACCCAGTTGGCTATGGACTTCCCTACAATCACCTGATGTTCACAGACTCCCGTGAGCCTCTAGTGGAGGTAGCTCTCCAGGTTCTGTGTGTCACCATAGAAAATGATTCCAATTCTCAGCCAGTGTCAGTGGATGGAACCAGTGGTGGTACAGCTATGGACCAGACTAGCGATGTATGTGTGCTTTCTGTAGTGATGTTTCCAATGCATAAACTTGACTTGGCCTctgatttgtttttcttcagtTTTGAAATAAACACTATTGAACTAGATTTATTTGATTGAAAAGTGATTGAACTAGATTTATTTGATTGAAAAGTGATTGAACTAGATTTATTTGATTGAAAAGTGATTGAACTAGATTTATTTGATTGAAAAGTGATTGAACTAGATTTATTTGATTGAAAAGTGATTGAACTAGATTTATTTGATTGAAAAGTGATTGAACTAGATTTATTTGATTGAAAAGTGATTGAACTAGATTTATTTGATTGAAAAGTGATTGAAAAAtttaaccataaaaaaaaaactacaactcaATACAATCTTACTTTTTGTCTTGCAGAGTGGTGGtacagataatcttttcctaaaTTATTTGTCCAGAATTCATAGAGAAGAGGTATGTTTGAATCAAGCTGTAAGGAATGTGTTTGAATTAGTGGTTTGTTAAATTGTATTATGTCAACAATTTTGTTTACTCATTTCATACACTACATTAGTAATCGGAattaacaatgttttttttttttttttgtcttcaggATTTTGCATTTATATTGAAAGGTATTACTAGACTGCTGAATAATCCTTTGCAGCAGACATATCTTCCAGGCTCTTATAAGAGGATTCAGTTTCATCAAGAGTTACTGGTGCTATTTTGGAAGATGTGTGACATAAATAAGGTAAACAGTTTTATGATTTCAGCTGCCACTTTTTTTGTTGTGCTAAATAAAGAATTTCCTCATATCTTTGTAGATATATAAATACTTCAGCATTCAAAATTCAAaactaaattgttttaaaatttacttatgtgtaaaaaaagggggtttaattttttagtactttttctttcattgttcAAGTAAATGATTATTTTCTAGGTTTATTTAAATTTGAACAAATCATCTTATCATTCCTAACTACTATGTACATTGATTTTTCTAATTCCAGAAATTCATgttctttgttttgaaaagcaGTGATGTTTTAGACATTCTGGTTCCTATTCTTTACAATTTGAATGATGCCAGAGCTGACCAGTGTAAGTTGACTAACTTTTCAAGTTTCTTTTCTTACCTTATTATCAAATAAAACTGCAGATTATAactgactctacatatttgtCTTTCTCCCCTCCTTGTTTAGCAAGAGTTGGATTAATGCACATTGGAGTTTTTATCTTACTACTTCTGAGTGGTGAAAGAAACTTTGGTGTTCGTCTCAATAAGCCATACTCTGTCAGAGTACCCATGGACATTCCTGTCTTCACTGGGTCACATGCTGATTTTCTCATTATTGTAAGTTTCACACTGCATGTtatatgtcatttttttttttaaatgtcatttttatttacatcaatAGTAATTTGACCTAAGGTAATCTAAAAGCCTATCCTAGTTTAAATTGTTTGGTTAGGTAGTGCTCATGAATTGAACTATATATAAGGCATATATTTGCAAGTGGCTAGTTTGGCGATTTGTACAAGATGTAACAAAGCATTTAAATTTCAGCAACACAGCAAATGAATCAAACATGTGCACTTGTATAAACACTAACAAAAGTGACATTTTTTAGTAGTATTAATGGCTTCGTTATAATCTCTTTTATAGGTATtccacaaaataataacaacagGACACCAGCGTCTACAACCTTTGTTTGACTGTCTCTTAACCATCATAGTTAATGGTTAGTTGCACTTGTACATATGTTTGAAAAGCAGTAAATAATCAATGAAACTATAAATTATTCTtagtattgaaattaatttaTCTGTAATCTACTTAATTCCTTATTTCATTGTTGACTTATATTTTAGTGTCTCCCTACTTGAAAACACTGTCAatggtggccagcacaaaactTCTTCATTTACTGGAGGTAGGAATAGGAAATAGTTGTTACTGACATAAACTGGTGTAGACATTTTACAATACAGTAAAGATGTTAAGgccatctctttcttttttttttttcttaagacaTTTATAGTACCAGGTATATACATTGAGCTCCTCCTTTGTGGTCAATGATAAGTAAAATATCACTTCCTAAGAGTAGCAAAGACACAAATTTTGACtgatacttatatatatatatatgtatatatatatatatatgtatatatatatatatatgtatatatattaggggtgcaccggatagtccctccggctccggcttctgccgaatatccggcattttttactatccggtgctattcggctccggtcggatatcactaccggatagtaaaccggatagtaaaatatacacctatttaatatgcataaagtggacctcgttccattactgtctgttatagaatgtattaatgcttatatgaaaacaaaataatgtgcttaaaaatagagccattatgaatatgcaccaaacatcgtttattataaagacaaggcatgttaataacttaatataaatagagatgaaactttacatcataaatgcgctttacatacagagcagcaatggctggcatttttttcaatttgtcttgacctttgagtaagttagttaacatgttaaaatgctacattccttgactacgtcatgctgaccagacgtctgtctagctgtgtgggtatatctccagaggtagagatgaacaactcccacccccttttatttgtttagtccatcacattgagtttatttataggcaggtaaccacaagttaaatacgatggacgtaggtttaatgtcagcgtattgacactctctagtggtcacacctttcgagggaactgagtttgtttacttagtagttaatttttattggggggggggctggactacaagagccacacctctaaggtgaccaggtatatttctagatgaacatctccctcccccttttatttgtttagcccatcacattgagttcattgattgacaggtgaacccaagtcagatacgatggacgtaagcactctctataggtcacacgagggaactaggtttgttattggggggtggcctagactttacattataaattcgtattacatacgtagcagcgatgtctggcacactttaaaagcttgtcttgacctttgagtggtctagtaACCATGTAATATTTCTTAACTATGTCAAGCTGTttgtctagatgtgcgggtatatctccagaggtagagatgagcaacccccacctccttttgtttgtttagtccataacattgagttcacagataggcagctgaccacattaagccagatgtcaacgtgtcgacactttctagaggtcacatctt is part of the Biomphalaria glabrata chromosome 2, xgBioGlab47.1, whole genome shotgun sequence genome and harbors:
- the LOC106063254 gene encoding protein HID1-like, which gives rise to MGNTDTKLNFRKAVIQLTTKTQPIEANDEAFWEQFWSESVTCVQDVFTLIPATEIRALREESPSNLATLCYKAVEKLVAAAETGCPSQREQQTVLNCVRLLTHILPYIFEDPDWRGFFWSTLPGQEEGEGDSPPLAQSLIAATCDLLFCPEFTVATSRKTGPDNPEDMGTIDSCEYIWEAGVGFAHSPPHNSFHDQNRTELLKLLLTCFSETMYLPPVADAHVVPNQWIQFFTSTENRHALPLFTSLLNCLCSYDPVGYGLPYNHLMFTDSREPLVEVALQVLCVTIENDSNSQPVSVDGTSGGTAMDQTSDSGGTDNLFLNYLSRIHREEDFAFILKGITRLLNNPLQQTYLPGSYKRIQFHQELLVLFWKMCDINKKFMFFVLKSSDVLDILVPILYNLNDARADQSRVGLMHIGVFILLLLSGERNFGVRLNKPYSVRVPMDIPVFTGSHADFLIIVFHKIITTGHQRLQPLFDCLLTIIVNVSPYLKTLSMVASTKLLHLLEAFSTPWFLYASATNHHLVFFLLEVFNNIIQYQFDGNANLVYTIIRKRNVFHQLANLPIDHSAIAKAMTKRGKKFAAPPQDTHDPQTMEGAQPALEAEPGTLKVTLAATPRIDKMTERSAPDENHQPQESALEEKTSAVQPRNEICSHESDQEKCSSSQTEPATSPKNKSSPKLEKAKCLSSPTKTPSITDHKVSSQTESKQIHIPKSASSGAASWVASPEWVQSWKQKLPLQTIMRMLQVLVPQVEKICIDKGLTDETEILKFLQHGTLVGLLPVPHPILIRKYQANSGTTMWFRTYLWGVIYLRNVDPPIWYDTNVKLFEIQRV